CAGCAAAATCGGCGTTCTCGAAGCCTTGATCGACAAGTGCGACAAGGTGCTGATCGGCGGAGGAATGATTTTCACCTTCTACAAAGCTCGCGGTCTGGCCGTTGGTAAGAGCCTCGTTGAAGAAGACAAACTCGAACTGGCCAAGGAATTGGAAGCCAAAGCAAAGGCCAAGGGCGTTGAGCTGCTGCTCCCCACCGATGTGTTGCTTGCCGACAACTTCGCTCCTGATGCCAACAGCCAAGTGGCAGACGTCACAGCCATTCCAGACGGCTGGATGGGACTCGACATCGGTCCTGATGCCATCAAGGTGTTCCAAGCTGCCCTGGCTGATTGCAAAACCGTGATCTGGAATGGCCCCATGGGCGTCTTCGAGTTCGACAAGTTCGCGGCTGGAACCAACGCCATTGCGACAACACTGGCTGAACTCAGCGGAAAAGGCTGCTGCACGATCATTGGCGGTGGCGATTCCGTTGCTGCTGTTGAGAAAGCAGGCCTGGCCGAGAAGATGTCTCACATCTCCACCGGTGGTGGAGCCAGCCTCGAGCTGCTGGAAGGCAAGGTGCTTCCAGGCGTCGCCGCACTGGACGACGCCGCTTGATTCAAGCCACAACACCAAACAGCTGATCGATCAGCTGAATTCAGGGCCGTTCCAATTGGAGCGGCCTTTTTTCTGTAATCGTCGCCGCTCTGGCCTAGGCGGAAGTCCCAGTCGCTGCCGTTCTGCCGTCATGGCAGCGCGTGCCTCCTTAAATAATTCCCGTCGGCCTTGGCGTTGCTCCTGCTTACACACCCGAAAGGCATCGATGGTGTTGGCCGATTGAATACATCGTTGCTTGGCTGCCAACAAAGCCTTCTGCTGGTCAAAACTGCTCAACTCCCAGCGGCGCCGTGCCTCAAAAAGCTGCTGCTTTTGCGCATCCGTAAGCGTTAATCGAGCCGCGCGCGACTTCATTGGAGACTCAGCCCATCCCGTAGCGGGGTGGAGAGCGGCGGCAGCAAACGCGGCACAAGGGATGACCAGATACCGCTTCCAATGCTTAGGCGTAACCATGCGAATCATTCACACAACGCACTCATCCTGAAAGCAAGATCCCGTCAAAATCTGACCCAAATGGGCATCAAGCATGACCGGATCTAACCAGGACGCTTGAGCATGCCGCTCCACTGCGATGCCTGGAAAAATGAATCAGCTGTCAACCACCCAGGAGCACACCAACTCTGAAACTCGCCAATGATCAACGTTCACCCCTGAATCCGCCTATAGCGGTGGCCATGGTGGGACTTGGCGCCCTGGGATTACCCATCGCCGTCAATCTGCGACGCGCCGGCTACTCGCTCAACGTGCACACCCGCAGCCGCTCAGCGGAATCGGCGGCAGAGCTTCTGGACGATCAAGGACCCACAGTGACCTCCAGCAGCTCCCCAAAAGAAGCGGTGAGCGGCTGTGCAGTCCTGCTGATTTGCGTCAGCGATGACACCGCAGTGCAAGACGTTCTCTGGGGAGACAGCGGAGCTGGCTATTCACTCAGACCAGGAAGCTTGGTGATCGATTGCTCCACGATCGCCCCAGCCACGGCAGCAGCGATGGCCAAGCGGCTATCGGAACGAAATGTGCACTACATCGATGCTCCTGTGACAGGCGGCACAGAAGGAGCCAAGGCAGGCACGCTCACCGTGCTCTGTGGTGGCAACACCATGGCGCTAGAGCAGGCCCATCCGCTACTGGAGGTCATCGGTGGATCAATCCATCACTTCGGGCCCGTTGGCAGTGGTCAACAGGTGAAAGCGGTGAACCAGGTCCTGGTAGCCGGAAGCTATGCCGCTGTTGCAGAAGCCATCGCTCTCGGGCAACATCTGCGACTCCCCATGGAGCACGTTGTGGCAGCACTGCTTGGTGGAGCTGCAGGATCTTGGGCCCTGCAACACCGTTCAGCCGCCATGCTTTCCGATCAATACCCGCTCGGCTTCAAACTCGCGCTCCATCACAAGGATCTGAAGATCGCGCTTGCCGCGGCCAAGGAACAGCAGTTGGAATTACCGCTGACCCAATTGGTTCTCGAACAAGAGTCGGAGCTCATGCAACAGGGACTGGGGAACGCCGATGTGTCCGCGTTGAGGCGCTGCTACCCAGCTCACCCCAGTTAAGGCTGGAGCTGACTTTTGTCATCCACAACTCGCACTTGCTTGCTCACACTCACCACACCTTCGGGATGTACCAACAAGGCAGCCCAGGTTTGGATGCCCGGCTTGAACGGAGCCTGAACAGACTTAAACAGGCCGCCCCCGCCGAGCGGCTGGAGCTGGATGTCTGGACTCTCTTGCCCCAACACCTGCTCAGGGGTAAGCGCAATCAAACCACCCGCCATCAGAGCATCACCCAAAGGCTTGTCGACCACCACATCCACGTCGTACCGAGTTCCGGTGAGCACGATGTCGGGGATGAGCAAGCTGATCGGAAGCGGCTCCTTGGCACTGGTCATAACCGATTGATCGCTAAGAATTTCCTGATTGGCAATCAGGCCACTCTCAGTGGTCACCGCGAGACGTTGATTGGCATAAAAGGAATAACTCAAGCCGTCCTGCTGGCGTCTCCCAGTAACAGAAATCTGCATGGTCGAGCGCCCATCTGATGTGGGCGTGCCGGGCCTCACCGACCAGTTCAGCTGAGGGAAACGGCTACTGAACAGGCGGTAACGCTCCTCCAGACCACCAAATTGCTCAGGCGTAAACAGAGCCTTCAACGCTGCAGCACTACCTTCCGACTGATTGAGGGCGACTTCCAAGCGCTTACTTAAATCAAACGGAGCCTGGGTCACAGCCCGACCCGACAAGGGGAGTGCAAGGGCGGAGCCAAGCAGCAATGACACCAACGAGGCACGGAGAGCCCTAGACATAAAGACAACCCCAGAGTCCATCTAAGTTAGGGCGCTCTTTCTTTTCCCGCTCGACCTCATGCCTCGGCTTCTTGTTGCTGCCAGCGGCACCGGAGGGCACTTGTTTCCAGCCCTCTCCGTTGCAGATGCTCTGCTGGAGCCATGGAGCGTGCGCTGGGTGGGCGTTCCCGACCGCCTGGAGACAAGCCTTGTTCCAGGCCGCTATCCCCTCACCACCGTCAAGGCTGGTGGATTGCAAGGTCGAGGACTGCGCAAACTCATCCAACTGATCCAATTGCTGGCAGCCAGCGGCAGCATCCGCCGCCTGATTCAACGGGAACGCATCGATGCCGTCTTCACGACAGGCGGATACATCGCTGCACCAGCAATCCTGGCGGCACGGTGGTGCGGCATCCCCGTAGTACTTCACGAATCCAATGCCATTCCTGGCCGGGTAACACGCTTGCTTGGCCGATTTTGCACCCGTGTTGCCGTGGGCCTTGAGGCTGCTGCACCGCGCATCCAAGGCTGCCGAGCGGTGGTGACCGGAACCCCTGTGCGGGCTGCTTTTCTCCAGCAACAATCCCTACCCACGTGGGTCCCTCAGGGCAGCGGACCCCTGCTTGTGGTGATCGGCGGAAGCCAAGGCGCTCTGGGGCTGAATCGGATGACGCGCGAGCTGTTTCCTTCCTTACTCAGTAGCGGCTGCCGCATCGTGCATCTCACCGGCAGCAATGATCCCGATGTGGGTTGCATCGAACACCCCTTGCTGGTGGAGCGACCGTTCAGCGATGAGATTCCGGCCTTGCTCCAACACGCCGACCTTGCCATCAGCAGAGCCGGTGCCGGCAGCCTGAGTGAACTGGCCGTTAGCGGAACACCCACCGTGCTGGTGCCCTTCCCCCAAGCGGCCGATCGCCATCAAGATGCCAATGCCGTATGTGCTGCAGCGGTTGCCGCTGCCGTGATCGTGCATCAACACGACCCCAGCGAGACGACTCTTCGCGACACGGTCTGGCGCCTGCTCGGATCAAAACTGCCAGGCGGCGATCCAGGCGCTAATCCACTGCCGGAGATGGGGCAAGCGATGCGGGAGCTTGGCGTGGAGGATGCGGATCAGAAACTGGTGACTCTGCTCGAAGGACTGCTGAACTGAATACGCCTGAGAGCGCGAAGGATGCGTTGATTCCCCCGCCGATCTTGCAGACCAATGCGCAGCCAACGCTCCCCCAACCCTGCGAAAGAACGGCAATCCCGAAGCAAAACGCCGTCGAGAGCTAGACGCTCCCGCAGCTCCAGCAAGGACTGCTCGCCTTGGATCAGCAGGTAATTGGCAGCTGAGGGATAGGCCTTTAATCCAGGGATGGCCTCAAGTTGTGCCCGAAACCACGTGCCTTCTTTTTGCACCCACTGCTGAACGCGCTGTTGCCATCGATGCAAGCCAACCGGGTCGTTCATCACAGCCACTCCAGCAGTAATCGCCAAACCATTCACCGGCCAGGGATCTCTCCATCCATGCCATCGATGCAAACGATCGGGAGCCGCAACGGCATAGCCCAGACGCAAACCCGCAATCGCAAACAATTTCGTGAGACTGCGAATCACCACGAGATTGGGATGATCTGTCACCAAGGGCAGTAACGACTGACCTTCACCCCCTGGCACCAGAGGAAGAAAGGCCTCATCACAGATCACCAGGGAGTATCGAGCCAACAAGGGTTCCAGTGAACAACGGCTCCAAAGCTGACCGGTGGGGTTGTGGGGATTGGTGATCCAAACCACATCGGTCGTCTGCTTCAAGGCGCTCAATGGAAAGGGTTGCGGCCAACAGTTGCTCCACTCCAAGGGCAAAGGCAACTTCTCCATCGCGCCACCCCAACAAGCCAAAGCTCGGGAATAGTCGGCAAATCCAGGCTGAAGCAGAACATTGAGACCAGCGGCGGTTGCATCGCGAGCCGCCCATGTGAACAACTCAGCTGCCCCATTCCCTCCAAGCACCTGATCAGGATCCACCCCATGCCATGACGCGATCGCAGAGCGCAAATCGGTCTGAGCGCGGTCGGGATAATCACGCAGAGGCTGGCCCTGAATGGCAGCGGCGAGCGCTCTACGCAGAGCGCGAGGGGGACGGAATGGCACCAACGAGGCGCTTGCATCCAGCACCTGAGAGGGTTGCATCCCCAGCCGACGGGCTTCCTGGCTGAGATTGCCTCCATGGGGAGGAAGGCGGTTGCTCACGCCGACTTGTGCTGGATGTACCCATCCTGCCCAGCCATCCTTCAAGCCGTGCTCGACGAAGACCGAGAAGCCCGATACAACGCAGTACAACCAAGCAAGCCCACGTGTTGAACCCGTCCCGCTTGATGCCCTTGCTTGGTTTATGGCTGATCGCCAGCCCCCTGCAAGCCGAGAGCGTGGATGACCTCATCAAAGTGCTCCAGGAGGGTGATTGCCGCAACTGCCGCCTGGCCGATGCCGACCTTGTGCATGCCGATTTGCGCGATGCCGACTTACGCGACGCTCGATTGCAGCGAGCCAATCTTGGAGAAGCCCAATTGGACGGGGCTGACTTACGCGGAGCCAATCTCAGCTTCACCAGCTTGCGCGGGGCTTCCCTCCGTGGCACCAATCTTGAAGGCAGCATCCTGCATGGCACCGACCTGCGATTTGCCGATCTCAGTGGCGCTCGCCTGAGCCCCAACGCTTTAGAAAAAGCGCATTGGCAAGGCGCCACGGGAATCAGCCGTGACATACGAAGCCACGCCTCGCTGCACAATGCTGGCGTAGAAGCTTCACAATCAGGACGGTGGCCTGAAGCCGAAAAACTCTTTGGCGCCGCAATCCTCAGATCCCCTCAAGAGCCATTGAGCTGGGTCGCGAGAGGCATCAGTCGTAGCGAATTAGCCAAGGACGATCTCGCTGCACAAGATTTCCGGTATGCAAGCGCACTATTTAAAAAGGGCGGCAATCAAGAAGTTGCCAATCAACTTCAAACAGTGGCTGAAATGGTTCAAACGCGTCGGACAAAAACTCAGAAAAAACCTGAAGGAAAAGGCTGGGGCGGGCAATTACTAGGGGGCGTTACTGCAACTGCTCAAGCTTTAGCCCCACTTGCGATAAAAGCACTGATCCCTCTCGGCATTGGCTTTTGAAAGAAGTGTTTTAGACAATCAAAAGGCATCGTTTGACATAAGCTGACGAGCAGCCGGAAGAGACGGCTGATATCCATAGCCATAATTTCCTCCTTGATCATCACTAATTATCTTAGGAGTAACTAGAACAACAAGCTCTCTCTTCGCCCGATCACGAGTCGACTCACGAAAAAATTGGCCTATCAGAGGAAGATCCCCTAAAATAGGCCACTTACGAACTTGCTGAGCATCACGATCTGAAATAACCCCCGTCAAAATAAGTGTTTGACCATCGCGGACCCTTAGAGACCCAGTATCAAGCCTACGCACACTTAAAATACTTCTAGGACCACAACCCTCAACATTTTGGGTTCCAGTAACAGCAGCAATTGTAGGAGAGAGGCTGAAACTAACAAACCCATTATCATCAATTTTAGACACACGCGCGCCAAACGTTAGACCAGCGGTTCCAAGAATAGGCTGACAAGAATTAGGCGCACCATTCTGCCCCGCACTAACGGAATAATTGACTGTTTCTTGGGTGCCTACAGTCACGAAAGACTCGTTCGCCTTGGAGCGACCTATTGTTGCGGTCTGCAATGCGGAGTTTCCAACGCTGGTAGCTACATCAGCACCCCCAGAAATCTCAACAGGGTTTTCACTTAAAATCAGGGTAGGAGAAGCTAAAGTCTTGGTACTATTGGATATAATAATAGACCGAATTAAATCTAACAAATTATCCTTAGGGAATACATTCCCAGGGTTGATTCGACTCGGAGTTGGGCTCGGGGGAATCAAGCGATCGGCAATTTGCGCGTCCCGCCCGGACACAATCTCCCTCTGAAACTTGCCACTTTCAGCCCCTCCCGCGATCGCATCGAAATTAGAATTATTAGGGGGGAGCAAATTACCAAAAGCCCCAACAAGCTCACCTCTATCACTTACGATAAAATTATTACCGTAGCGAAAAGCAAAACTATTTGAAATCGCGGAGTCATTATCCAAAGAGACATCCAAAATCCGCACCGATAAAGCAACCTGCCTTTGGCGCAAATCAATTTGTCTCAAATACCCCTCAGCAAGCTTCACCAAGAGTGAATCTCCGATCAAGGTAATCGTTTGAAGCCTTGAATCAGTTGTACCGATCAAACCGACCAAAGGGCCTTGACCTGAAGAATAAGAACGTATCTCAATCTGTTCTGAAGTATTGGAAATGCTATTACTCGCGTCGCCAGACGCCTCTTCAAGAATAGATGTGGTTTTCAAAGGGACGGGCTCTTGAATACTTGCACCCAAGCTCCCCAAATATTTTGCCGCCGAGACTGCTGAAGATTGATTGAGTCGATACACCTTCGACATCTGAGGGCCAAATGTATTAGCAGAAACTTTTGATCCCACCATGAGAGTGCGACCATCTAATTTTCCCTGCAGGCCAGAGGCAAGCAGAACTCCATTGAGAGCCCTCGCATAGGACTCGTTCTGAAAAGCAATCGAAACAGGTCGGCTAGGTAAAGCAACATCCTTACTGCCTCCATCCTGTTCACCAACAAACACGAAGCCATAGCCCCCTAAACGAGCCAAGGCCATCAACGCATCCTTGGCAGGCGCATTGTTCAGAGTGAGGGTGACCGGCGGCCCGCTCACATTCACATAACTGCGGTTCTGCATCACCATCGTCCCCACTGCCATATCACCGAGAGGAGGCGCAACGGCGCGCGGGCGCAGAGGAGGGGCGTACTGCGTTTGAGGGACACGCCCCGGTGTATTCAGATTGAGGCGTCCCGTTTGCAATGTGGGAGCAACAACCAAACCTGGAAACTTGAGAATTAGATCCCGACCATCGGCGCTCACCACAGGATCTTTCAAGGGCCGACCTGGACTTGGCTTCACCTTCAACGCATAGGAGCTGCCGCTACCAACCAGAGTGGCGGACTGAATTCCAATCACAGGATCCGAAAGCCGCACCTGACCATTGCGGACCCCCGGTGCCCCCTGGGTCTGCAAACTTCCCTCCCAAACTTGGCCGTTCAGGCGCTGCTGCAGAAATGGCTGATCGCCAACTCCTTCAATAACAAGTTCCACGCCTTCATTGCCACGACGCAAACTCAAGTTCATGGAGCCCTGGCTCTGAGCTCTGATCGCCCCAGCACCTCCAAGCCCAAACATCACGTCACATTCAGCCAATGCAAGGCTGCCAATCAACGCCAATGGAATCAGCCGGGAGGGTCTCGAGGGCATTCCCACGCCTGATTCACAAACACTATGGGCGGATGGTATCGAGCGAAACCCTTAGGAGCCAGCCCTAAAACACAGCATTGAATTGATTCAGGATGGCGCCCTGACCTTGGACTGAGGCGCGGATTCCAGGGATTCTTTCGCGTCCTGATCCCCATCAGTTGTCTTGTCAAAAAAACTCAGCTTGAGCTTGAGCTCGGTCAACGGTGGCCCCTCAGGGGCCCCGTCAGCATTGGTCTCTAACGGAACTGCCTTGAGCTCAAGATCACTGGGCTGAACCAGGAGTTCCAGTGTCTCCATGGCACGCAAGAACTGCAGCACCCCTACATAAGGTCCACGCACCTGCAGCAGCACCGCCGTTTTCTCATACCCCTTCAAATCAGAAGGAGCACCATCCTCAGCTCCAGCATCCCCTTTTTGATTGTCTTGTCGGGGAGAATCAGTCACAACAGGCGCATCTGGGACGGGTTCATAGCGTTCAATCAACACACCGCTCTCAGCCGCGGTACGACTCAGCTGGGTGAGGAAGGTCTCGATCTCGCCGCGACCCGCCACCAAATTCACCACCAGAGCTTGCTGTTGTTCCGCCAACACAAGCTTTTGTTGCTCTTGCTTAACCCGAGCAGCAATCAAGGAAAGTGACTGCTGCTGACCTTTGAGCTCAGAGATCCGACGCGTCCGTTCCGCTGATGCCAACCAATGGGGGAGTCCAAAAGTTGCAAACAGCCCGGCACCTATTAAGACACCCATAAGCAATGGGGCACCAACCAACACCCGTTGCCGCGTTACATACTTTTGCCATGGGCTACCACTACCACTCAGGTTCGTCACAAGCTGACCCCACGTTCCTCAAGTAGTTGATATCGATACGCCAAGCCGACGGCCCCCAACTCCTGAAGTTGAATCAGAGATAGGCGAATCTTTGGATTCAGAGCCCACTCCACGCTGAAAGTCACAGCAGGAGCATCCCCGTCCTCTCTCATGATCTTCATCACCTTGACACCTTGTTGCCGAGTGATGGGCAGTTGAGAAAGTGAGAGCACAAGGGCATTGATGCGTTCGAGAGGCCCTGGATTATTTCCAATCTGTACCCGGCCTAGCAATTTAATTTGCGTCTCACCAACCAACAGCTCCTCCAATTGAATGCCCTCAGGTGTGATGCGTCTGAGCTGCTCCAACAGAGGAGATCCACCGCGGAAAGCCACAAGCTGTTGCGCGAAAACATCGGTTTTCTTATTCACCGAGGCGGTTTTACCCCTCAGCAGCCGCAACTGCGCTTCTGCAGCAGTGACGCGTTGTGCGACCGGCTCAAGCAACTCCAACTGCCGCTGTTGCTGCTGCCCCCTCCAGCTCAAAACTGCGGTAATCGCTACAGTAAGCAGAAGAAAAGCTCCACCCAGCAACGCACCTCGCCTCAGCAGAAAGCGGGTAGGAGCAAAAGGGACGGGTTGAGCAGACAGCCCCAACTCGATGCGCCGCTCCCGGAGCAGATCAACTGGGGCCCCTGCGCGTCCCCTCATGATCTGCTCTCCGCAGGAGGAGCCTTCAAGGCCAACTGAAGCAGTGACATCTCACCATCTGAAACAAGCGGGCCATGGAGACCAGCACCATGACCTTCCTTCCATCGTCCTTTCCAGCTCGGTCCAGCTGTAATCCACCAGCTGCGCATTGCATCCACCTGCCCTTGTTTCTGGTCCCATGCATCGAGAAGGAACAGCACCTCATCTCTGACAGACGGGAGCTGCGTGGCTTGCAACACAACATCAAATTCAGGCAGGCCCTCGCACAACAACACAAGACGCCAGATCCCTTCAGACTCAATCAGCCAAGCCCACTCTCCCTCCAGGGGTTCGTTGAGAGTCTGCAGTGCTCGCCATGCAGCAACCAAAAGCCACTCCGCTTGGCAGAGATTGAGATCTGCTGACGCCACCGTGTCGATCCAGGCCTGCAGGATCAACCGATCAGCTCCCACCACCATCGCCATATCCCTGTCTTTCAACGAAGTCCAAGCGACATAGGACTCTTGCCATTGCAACGGCCAGGTCATCTCGGGTGCAAGCGCTCGCAGGGAGGTGGCATCACCCAGACCAGCTGCACCCTCCAGCAGTCGCCAATTACATGTCGGCAAAGGCAGCAACAGTTCCAACTCCACACACACAGAGGCAATACCCTGTTCGATCAGCAGATCCGCAACCATCTCAGCCAGAACCTCCCGTTGGAGCGGCACCCCTCCCTGACAAAGGCCCGGAGGAAGCTCGGTATTAATGATGTACTGCTGCCCCTGATCCCACCACGCCAAACTCAGGACACGATCAGAAGCAGCAAGAACCACGCGCCGCCGAGTGACCAAGCCAGTGATCTGACCCAGCAAGCCATCCAGGGCCGGGAAGCGATCGCGCAGATCAGCCAGCTCCAAGTTCTATTCCTCGATGCGTCATGAAGGATGTGCAGAAAGCGTATCGACTACTTCCAGGGCGCGCCGCTTCCGATCGCCTCACTTAGATGGCGAAAGCCATGGAGATCGAGCTGGCTGATCAAACCCTCAAGGATGCGTGGAACCAAATCAGGACCTTCATAAATCCAACCGGTGTAGAGCTGCACGAGGGACGCGCCAGCAGCCATGCGTTCCCAGGCCGCCTCGGCTGATGAGATTCCCCCAACTCCTATCAACGGCAAAGCCGGCCCAGCGCTGGCACGCAGTCGCCGAATCACTTCCACAGCGCGGTAGCGCAAGGGATCACCACTCAGCCCACCAGCTTCTTCCGCAAGGCTTCGGCCGGTCTGCGCGATCAGCCGCTGTCCCAAACCCAGTCGATCAAGACTGGTATTGACAGCGATGACACCAGCCAAACCTTCCTCGTAAGCCAATCGAGCGATGCCATCAATGGCATCGTCCTCAAGATCAGGTGCGATCTTCACTAGAAGTGGTGGGCAAGCTGGCAACCGTCGCAGCCGCTCGACCAAGCGACGCAATTGAGTTGAATCCTGCAGATCTCGCAAGCCTGGAGTATTGGGAGAACTCACATTGATCACGGCATAGTCAGCCCAAGGAGCAAGACATTCCAAGGAAGCGGCGTAGTCATCAGGGGCCTGCTCCAAAGGAGTGAGTTTCGACTTCCCGAAATTGATGCCAAGCACAGCCGGACGATGGCCTGGCGCTGGCAACGCTTGCCGCTCAAGGGTCCGTTGCATCGCCTCTGCACCGTTATTGTTGAAACCCATACGGTTCAGGGCAGCCCGTTCAGCAGCGAGCCGAAACAGGCGGGGTCTGGGGTTACCGGGTTGACCATGCCAAGTAACGGTGCCCACTTCAGCAAATCCGAACCCAAAGCAATCCCACACCCCAGCCGCAACACCGTTTTTATCGAACCCCGCAGCCAAACCCACGGGATTGCTGAATCGACAACCAAACAGAACTTGCTCCAGCCGCAGATCCTGACGCTGAAGCTCCGTGGCAACGCCCTCCAATACGGATGAGATGCCAGGCCAACGGCGGCGCAGGCTTACCTGTGCGAGGGCCTGCAAAGCCGTCTGGCTGAGCTGTTCTGCATCCACCCCCTCATCACGGGCCAATTGCGGTCCCAACCATCGCCGATAAAAACCGGCGGTGGACAACACCCCGGGGGATGACGCATCAGCCATCTGGGCTCCTAGGTCTCTGTCGATCCTGCCGGGTCGCGTCGCAACCGCCAGCGATCATTCTCCACAGGCTCCACCATCCAGTCACGCCAACGCCAAGAACCTTGACGTTCTGACAAACGATTGAGGGGTTGTTCCACCAACTGAGCCAACTCAACAGCCGTTAACGCATACCCTCCGGAAGCCAAGCGATCAGCGAGTTCCATTCGTGTGAGCAACTTCTGCAAAGACACAGGTGCTGAATCCACCAAGGGCTGAGGTGGGGCCGCTGAAGGTGAAGCTAAAGATGGGGGTGTTTGCTTTCGTCCTTTGGAATAAGCCACTGCAATTTGATCCACCCTGTCGTTGTCAGGGTCTCCGCTGTGACCTTTGACATAGCTGAGGGGCACCTCAGCAAGCCGAGCCTGATCAAGCGCCTGCCAAAGATCCTGGTTGAGCACTGGCTTTCCTGCTGCAGTGCGCCAGCCCTTGCGCTTCCAACCAGCCATCCAACTGCCGAGTCCGTCGATGAGGTATTTGCTGTCGGTACGCAGAGTGAGATTCGGATGAAGTGGCAATTCAGCCAAGCGTTGCAAGGTGGCAAGCGCAGCCTGTAACTCCATGCGGTTATTGGTTGTAGCCGGATCCGCACCACCAAATTCCTCCACGCTTCCGTCTTCAAAGCGAATCAACGCACCCCAGCCGCCCGGGCCTGGATTGCCGCTGCAAGCACCATCCGTCGCTGCTGCCACGACGCGACCACGTCCATCAGGTTCCTCAGCCATTGATTCCACCACCGGATATTCGGTACAACAGGTCATTGTTCTCCAATTTGGAGCCCCCGTTAATGCGGCGAACCTACCTCCGGCGGCTCCTTCTGACCGGAACAGCACTGATGTTGGGGGCTAGTTTCTCTGCGCTGCCAGGGTGGACCCGTTCGTTGTTTGACAGCAAACCACTCAAGCAAGACCAGTTTGCGATCCTGGCCAGGGCCGTTGGCCGTGACGGTTGGAAGCTATTGGTCCTTGAGCAGATCAAAGCCCGTCCTCTTTGTTGGAAAGATCAAGCTGATGGACTGGTTGAGCCCTCGCTAAACGGTTTTGATTTCACAGGGATATGCAGCCGATATCTCGACAGCAATGGGTATTCACTGCGTACGGCCGGAGAAGACACACAAAAATCCGTTCGCTTACGCCTTCGGCAAGGGCGCAACGGGCTTGAGCTTCACGCTCTGGACCCCAACCGCAGTACTGCAGTCGTGGTGGCCAAGGCGAGACAAGCCAAACGCAACAAAGATTCTTTCGTCAAGCTCAAACTGGAACCGGGCTGGCAACTTGAGCGTCGGGCCTATCAAGGAAGAACCCTGAGCCACGTGTATTTCGCCCACAACGAATCGTTGAATCAATTGAGAGCGAAGGCTTCAAAGCGTCCAAGCCGTTTGCTTCGGATGTCGACAGTGGCCCAGGCACCAAGGGCACCAAGGTCCCCATCCAGTTATTCCGGTAAGGGGCCCATCCGCCTCGAAGTGATTCCATTCCGCCCATGAACGAAGCTTCAAGGACAGTTGGATGAGCGACAACTGCTATCACCCCAACCAAGCAATTCTGCCTATGTTCATGACGTGAGGAGTGCTTTACGCCTCTTTCAGGGTCGAAACAAGGAAAGACTCCTGAATGAGTTCTTCTTAAAAGACCTTGCCTTTGGCAGGGTTTTTTATTGTCGAAAAGCCGCGGCCATTAAGCCATAAAAAAGCCGGTTCAGAGAACCGGCAGAGAGGATTGAATGGGTAGAGACCTGTTTTTTAGAAGCAGGGGCTCCAACAGATCACTTGATTGTGACCTTGCCACCCACTTCTTCGATGGCCTTTTTCAAGGCTTCAGCGTCGTCTTTGGAGACGCCTTCCTTGATGGCCTTTGGAGCAG
The Synechococcus sp. CC9311 DNA segment above includes these coding regions:
- a CDS encoding histidinol-phosphate transaminase, with the protein product MSNRLPPHGGNLSQEARRLGMQPSQVLDASASLVPFRPPRALRRALAAAIQGQPLRDYPDRAQTDLRSAIASWHGVDPDQVLGGNGAAELFTWAARDATAAGLNVLLQPGFADYSRALACWGGAMEKLPLPLEWSNCWPQPFPLSALKQTTDVVWITNPHNPTGQLWSRCSLEPLLARYSLVICDEAFLPLVPGGEGQSLLPLVTDHPNLVVIRSLTKLFAIAGLRLGYAVAAPDRLHRWHGWRDPWPVNGLAITAGVAVMNDPVGLHRWQQRVQQWVQKEGTWFRAQLEAIPGLKAYPSAANYLLIQGEQSLLELRERLALDGVLLRDCRSFAGLGERWLRIGLQDRRGNQRILRALRRIQFSSPSSRVTSF
- a CDS encoding glycosyltransferase, producing MPRLLVAASGTGGHLFPALSVADALLEPWSVRWVGVPDRLETSLVPGRYPLTTVKAGGLQGRGLRKLIQLIQLLAASGSIRRLIQRERIDAVFTTGGYIAAPAILAARWCGIPVVLHESNAIPGRVTRLLGRFCTRVAVGLEAAAPRIQGCRAVVTGTPVRAAFLQQQSLPTWVPQGSGPLLVVIGGSQGALGLNRMTRELFPSLLSSGCRIVHLTGSNDPDVGCIEHPLLVERPFSDEIPALLQHADLAISRAGAGSLSELAVSGTPTVLVPFPQAADRHQDANAVCAAAVAAAVIVHQHDPSETTLRDTVWRLLGSKLPGGDPGANPLPEMGQAMRELGVEDADQKLVTLLEGLLN
- a CDS encoding NAD(P)-dependent oxidoreductase, yielding MVGLGALGLPIAVNLRRAGYSLNVHTRSRSAESAAELLDDQGPTVTSSSSPKEAVSGCAVLLICVSDDTAVQDVLWGDSGAGYSLRPGSLVIDCSTIAPATAAAMAKRLSERNVHYIDAPVTGGTEGAKAGTLTVLCGGNTMALEQAHPLLEVIGGSIHHFGPVGSGQQVKAVNQVLVAGSYAAVAEAIALGQHLRLPMEHVVAALLGGAAGSWALQHRSAAMLSDQYPLGFKLALHHKDLKIALAAAKEQQLELPLTQLVLEQESELMQQGLGNADVSALRRCYPAHPS
- a CDS encoding pentapeptide repeat-containing protein, which translates into the protein MPLLGLWLIASPLQAESVDDLIKVLQEGDCRNCRLADADLVHADLRDADLRDARLQRANLGEAQLDGADLRGANLSFTSLRGASLRGTNLEGSILHGTDLRFADLSGARLSPNALEKAHWQGATGISRDIRSHASLHNAGVEASQSGRWPEAEKLFGAAILRSPQEPLSWVARGISRSELAKDDLAAQDFRYASALFKKGGNQEVANQLQTVAEMVQTRRTKTQKKPEGKGWGGQLLGGVTATAQALAPLAIKALIPLGIGF
- a CDS encoding type II secretion system protein GspD, producing MNLSLRRGNEGVELVIEGVGDQPFLQQRLNGQVWEGSLQTQGAPGVRNGQVRLSDPVIGIQSATLVGSGSSYALKVKPSPGRPLKDPVVSADGRDLILKFPGLVVAPTLQTGRLNLNTPGRVPQTQYAPPLRPRAVAPPLGDMAVGTMVMQNRSYVNVSGPPVTLTLNNAPAKDALMALARLGGYGFVFVGEQDGGSKDVALPSRPVSIAFQNESYARALNGVLLASGLQGKLDGRTLMVGSKVSANTFGPQMSKVYRLNQSSAVSAAKYLGSLGASIQEPVPLKTTSILEEASGDASNSISNTSEQIEIRSYSSGQGPLVGLIGTTDSRLQTITLIGDSLLVKLAEGYLRQIDLRQRQVALSVRILDVSLDNDSAISNSFAFRYGNNFIVSDRGELVGAFGNLLPPNNSNFDAIAGGAESGKFQREIVSGRDAQIADRLIPPSPTPSRINPGNVFPKDNLLDLIRSIIISNSTKTLASPTLILSENPVEISGGADVATSVGNSALQTATIGRSKANESFVTVGTQETVNYSVSAGQNGAPNSCQPILGTAGLTFGARVSKIDDNGFVSFSLSPTIAAVTGTQNVEGCGPRSILSVRRLDTGSLRVRDGQTLILTGVISDRDAQQVRKWPILGDLPLIGQFFRESTRDRAKRELVVLVTPKIISDDQGGNYGYGYQPSLPAARQLMSNDAF